Proteins encoded together in one Homalodisca vitripennis isolate AUS2020 unplaced genomic scaffold, UT_GWSS_2.1 ScUCBcl_7171;HRSCAF=14735, whole genome shotgun sequence window:
- the LOC124374087 gene encoding uncharacterized protein LOC124374087, which yields MASAQQKAFCVLQFAKDESVVSVQRAFRRRFGIDPPSPKNIRRWYRQFEEKGCLCKGKTSGRPRTSDEMVETVRQTYELSPRTSTRRASRQLGMPHMPVWRVLRRRLLYKPYRLKLVHALRVGDKRKRVEFSNALLEDMEVDTFLSRLIFSDEATFHTSGKVNRRNVRIWGLEQPHIIQHERDSPK from the coding sequence ATGGCGTCTGCTCAACAAAAGGCGTTTTGTGTGTTGCAGTTTGCCAAGGATGAGTCAGTTGTTTCGGTCCAGCGTGCTTTTCGTCGACGTTTCGGCATTGATCCGCCTTCACCTAAAAACATTCGTCGATGGTATCGCCAATTTGAAGAGAAAGGGTGCTTGTGCAAAGGTAAAACTTCAGGCCGACCTCGCACTTCTGACGAAATGGTGGAAACAGTTCGGCAAACATATGAGCTCAGTCCACGAACGTCTACTCGCCGTGCAAGCAGACAACTGGGTATGCCTCACATGCCTGTCTGGCGAGTGTTAAGACGTCGTTTGCTGTACAAACCATACAGACTAAAATTAGTACACGCTCTCCGGGTTGGTGATAAAAGGAAACGTGTTGAATTTAGTAATGCTCTACTTGAGGACATGgaagtggatacatttttatcacgattaattttcagtgatgaagcaaCATTTCATACTAGTGGTAAAGTAAACCGACGTAACGTGCGCATATGGGGACTCGAACAACCTCACATTATTCAGCATGAACGAGACTCGCCGAAA